The following proteins come from a genomic window of Bradysia coprophila strain Holo2 unplaced genomic scaffold, BU_Bcop_v1 contig_138, whole genome shotgun sequence:
- the LOC119074076 gene encoding uncharacterized protein LOC119074076 isoform X3, with translation MPPKRRRKVHGLYFHSSPPKVLTMNQLRQQKTLDSGTPKDAIIIKPSNIRIWIHDKDIGKLARVLWEGQGNRLRTEVSSNNKVKKFLDAVPSIMNIIKDVHSAVVDNDIETLVAKTSPPAPVMLLTTKDANGLTPLHKAAGLAHARIVEYLLNAAPNSATEIDFTGKTPLHWAASAKNNPRSYNLLVQAGCDEQALDYKMKTPAHYKAKPNDIDRSLLTVIPEAPRVPQQGMPPGYDWNMLSEDASFPHQNNNFIRKSQSNYESYTILSDDPPPMSMMKRNLSTDELRNGNLTPTSPKPTTPKSFITKQSTVFDSDTISEPLTAEEQAVLVAIDPVNERLYARTPSNASPARADTPIPDSNANEPDDQNDENGPNRMTDIDLETGVDLQSTTETAVEASEGDDMVNGGYDNDANESTGEQDATDDEPKGNDEALFIYQRTFNPNEKAEEMYSLESEDQDTLKEDNEETENEIEDGDKIEPDELGELDKEPPEGQDTEETMAANNDDDKVENDEPDELDKESLPADTELEELEEEEEHVEGHSDDVQLEEEEQTEAVNSDENNNENELDPELIDEESANEEIKALTNDMKEDANDEENGSYKEVQGDHDDNEEDKEISPSPAMQIEGVVTGEPDDGVVQSEGGQIPIDDDDDADENNENDDETLIKNIINSGDMEQLAALVLNGKGLKLIGQTSSSPEIQAFLDNVSAYMNKIRRVHLAAREGSLRDLQSALDRRKFAVAKDDISPNGATPLHVATVFGHAGIIRYLAGRFPETMAAVDDNGRTALHYAATINDNGHFFNLLSHLGSNPKAEDKTGHSAEFYTNHEQSSSVLNHRMILKGFGAEEQLADDMLSDQALADH, from the exons TGCTTACAATGAATCAGCTTAGACAACAAAAGACACTGGATAGTGGCACACCGAAAGATG CCATTATCATAAAACCTTCAAACATTCGAATATGGATCCATGACAAAGATATTGGAAAATTGGCTCGCGTGCTTTGGGAAGGTCAAGGAAATCGACTCCGAACCGAAGTTAGTTCCAACAATAAAGTTAAGAAATTCTTAGACGCTGTGCCATCTATTATG AACATCATCAAAGACGTGCATTCGGCAGTAGTAGATAATGATATCGAAACATTAGTAGCTAAGACCTCACCACCAGCTCCAGTTATGTTATTAACGACCAAAGATGCAAATGGATTAACTCCGCTTCACAAG gcTGCTGGCCTAGCTCATGCGCGAATCGTTGAATATCTTCTAAATGCAGCACCAAACTCGGCCACTGAAATCGACTTCACGGGGAAAACACCATTACATTGGGCAGCCAGTGccaaaaataatccaagatcATATAATCTACTCGTTCAAGCAGGGTGCGACGAGCAAGCTTTGGATTAT aaaatgaaaacccCAGCTCATTACAAAGCAAAGCCAAATGACATAGATCGGTCGTTGTTGACCGTAATACCCGAAGCACCAAGAGTTCCACAACAAGGTATGCCGCCTGGATACGATTGGAATATGTTATCGGAAGACGCATCGTTTCCTCATCAAAAT AACAATTTTATCAGAAAGAGTCAATCAAACTACGAAAGTTACACCATCCTTAGCGATGATCCTCCACCAATGTCAATGATGAAAAGAAATCTGTCAACGGATGAACTGCGAAACGGAAACCTCACACCAACGTCACCGAAACCCACAACCCCAAAGTCTTTTATTACTAAACAGAGTACTGTATTTGATAG TGACACTATATCGGAACCACTAACCGCAGAGGAGCAAGCAGTCCTGGTTGCTATTGATCCAGTAAATGAAAGACTCTATGCACGAACACCTTCCAATGCATCACCGGCTAGAGCAGACACACCCATTCCGGATTCAAATGCCAATGAACCAGACGACCAAAATGATGAGAATGGGCCCAATAGAATG ACTGATATAGATCTTGAAACTGGTGTAGATTTACAAAGTACGACTGAAACGGCAGTAGAGGCTAGTGAAGGTGATGACATGGTAAATGGTGGGTATGATAATGATGCTAACGAATCAACCGGTGAACAAGATGCGACAGATGATGAACCCAAAGGAAATGATGAGGCACTGTTCATTTATCAGCGTACGTTCAATCCGAATGAAAAGGCTGAAGAAATGTATTCGCTCGAATCGGAAGATCAAGATACACTGAAGGAAGACAATGAAGAGaccgaaaatgaaattgaagatGGCGATAAAATTGAGCCTGATGAACTTGGTGAACTCGACAAAGAACCTCCTGAGGGTCAGGACACTGAAGAGACAATGGCCGCAAATAACGACGATGACAAAGTTGAAAATGATGAACCTGATGAGCTTGATAAAGAATCCCTTCCAGCTGACACGGAATTAGAAGAATTAGAAGAAGAGGAAGAACATGTGGAGGGACACTCAGATGACGTACAATTGGAGGAGGAGGAACAGACGGAAGCTGTAAACAGTgacgaaaataataatgaaaatgaactcgaTCCGGAACTGATTGATGAAGAATCAGCTAACGAAGAGATAAAAGCATTGACTAATGATATGAAAGAGGACGCTAACGATGAG GAAAATGGAAGCTATAAAGAGGTGCAAGGCGATCATGATGATAATGAAGAAGACAAAGAGATTTCACCGAGTCCAGCAATGCAAATTGAGGGAGTGGTTACTGGTGAACCAGACGATGGAGTTGTCCAATCCGAAGGAGGACAAATTCCAATTGACGATGACGATGATGCcgatgaaaataatgaaaatgatgat GAaactttaatcaaaaatatcatcaacAGTGGTGACATGGAACAATTAGCTGCGTTAGTTTTAAACGGTAAAGGATTGAAATTAATAGGACAAACTTCGAGTTCACCGGAGATCCAAGCATTTCTTGACAATGTTTCGGCATACATG AACAAAATTCGGCGAGTACATTTAGCTGCAAGAGAAGGAAGCCTGAGAGATTTGCAATCAGCATTAGATCGTCGTAAATTTGCTGTAGCTAAAGACGATATATCGCCAAATGGTGCCACTCCTCTACATGTAGCCACCGTTTTTGGTCATGCAG gGATCATCCGTTATTTAGCTGGCCGTTTCCCGGAAACTATGGCTGCAGTTGACGATAACGGTCGTACCGCATTACATTATGCAGCTACAATCAACGACAATGGccatttcttcaatttattatcaCATTTGGGCTCGAATCCGAAAGCCGAGGACAAA ACGGGACATTCAGCTGAATTCTACACGAATCATGAACAGTCGAGCAGTGTTCTCAATCATCGCATGATACTGAAAGGATTTGGCGCTGAAGAACAGTTGGCTGATGATATGCTGAGTGATCAAG CGCTCGCCGACCACTAG